Proteins encoded within one genomic window of Hahella chejuensis KCTC 2396:
- a CDS encoding PaaI family thioesterase, with translation MMLTAHEIQNIIRTGVPMAESIDFRVDEVSGKNAIARIPFSETFVRPGGTLSGPIIMSLADASMYAIILATLGRVEMAVTSNLNINFLQRPKPEDLLAEATLLKLGSRIAFCEVNLYSPNSDGLVAHATGSYALPR, from the coding sequence ATGATGCTGACCGCGCACGAAATTCAAAACATCATCAGAACCGGCGTGCCGATGGCGGAGTCCATCGATTTCCGGGTTGATGAGGTCTCAGGCAAGAACGCTATCGCCAGAATCCCGTTTTCAGAAACCTTTGTGCGCCCCGGAGGAACACTTTCCGGACCCATCATCATGTCGCTGGCGGATGCATCCATGTATGCAATCATTCTTGCGACTTTAGGGCGTGTGGAAATGGCTGTCACCAGCAATTTAAACATCAACTTTTTGCAACGGCCCAAGCCGGAAGACCTGTTGGCGGAGGCGACTCTGCTGAAACTGGGCTCCCGGATTGCATTTTGTGAAGTAAATCTGTACTCGCCGAACAGCGATGGTTTGGTCGCGCACGCAACGGGAAGTTACGCGTTGCCGCGGTAG
- a CDS encoding proline--tRNA ligase has protein sequence MRASRYLIATLKETPADAEVISHQLMLRAGMIRKLAAGLYTWLPLGLRVLKKVENIVREEMDRSGAQEVLMPAVQPAELWIESGRWEQYGGELLRIHDRHNRDFCVGPTHEEVITDLIRNELKSYKQLPANFYQIQMKFRDERRPRFGIMRAREFLMKDAYSFHVNQESLDETYMVMYDAYTRIFTRFGLDFRPVQADSGSIGGSSSHEFHVLANSGEDLIAFSTESDYAANLEKAEALTTLKQAPAPSKDMAKVATPGQRTIESVSEFLNLPAEQTVKTLLVLGEAEEGKPAPIIALVLRGDHVLNEIKAEKLPGVASPLTFASDEAIEAAVGCKPGSIGPVNLPLRTIVDNSAAVLANFVCGANEEGQHLTGVNWGRDCEIKETADLRNVVEGDLSPDGKGVLVLKKGIEVGHVFKLGDKYSSAMNATVLDENGKATVMQMGCYGIGVSRVVAAAIEQGHDDKGIIWPDALAPFEVALVPLNMHKSDVVREKAESLYAELLQAGVDVLLDDRNERPGVKFAEMELIGIPHRVVISDRGLAEGKVEYKGRRDTDSTDMTVDTVVNFIKEKLKK, from the coding sequence ATGCGCGCAAGTCGATACCTGATCGCCACCCTGAAAGAAACCCCTGCCGACGCGGAAGTCATCAGCCATCAGTTGATGCTGCGCGCAGGCATGATTCGCAAGCTGGCCGCAGGTCTCTATACCTGGCTCCCCCTTGGCTTGAGGGTTCTGAAAAAAGTTGAAAACATCGTCAGAGAGGAAATGGACCGTTCCGGCGCCCAGGAAGTGCTTATGCCGGCGGTGCAGCCAGCTGAATTATGGATCGAGTCCGGCCGCTGGGAGCAATACGGCGGCGAGTTGCTGCGCATTCACGATCGCCACAATCGCGATTTCTGCGTCGGCCCGACTCATGAAGAAGTCATTACCGACCTGATTCGCAACGAGCTGAAAAGCTACAAACAACTACCGGCTAACTTTTACCAGATTCAAATGAAATTCCGCGATGAGCGCCGCCCTCGCTTCGGCATCATGCGCGCCAGAGAATTCCTGATGAAGGACGCCTACTCCTTCCATGTGAATCAGGAGTCGCTGGACGAAACCTACATGGTCATGTACGACGCTTACACCCGCATATTCACCCGCTTTGGCCTGGATTTCCGTCCTGTGCAAGCGGATAGCGGCAGCATTGGCGGTTCTTCTTCCCATGAGTTCCATGTACTGGCCAACTCCGGGGAAGATTTGATCGCATTCAGCACTGAAAGCGACTACGCCGCCAATCTGGAGAAAGCAGAAGCCCTGACCACTCTCAAGCAGGCGCCTGCGCCCTCCAAAGACATGGCCAAGGTGGCGACGCCTGGACAACGTACTATTGAGAGCGTCTCCGAATTCTTGAACCTGCCCGCGGAGCAAACCGTGAAAACCCTGCTGGTGCTGGGCGAAGCGGAAGAAGGCAAGCCTGCTCCAATTATCGCTCTGGTGCTGCGCGGCGATCATGTCCTTAATGAAATCAAGGCGGAAAAACTGCCTGGCGTGGCGTCCCCGTTGACATTCGCCAGCGACGAAGCCATTGAAGCGGCGGTGGGCTGCAAACCTGGCTCCATTGGCCCGGTAAACCTGCCCCTGCGCACGATTGTCGATAACAGCGCAGCGGTGCTGGCGAACTTTGTCTGCGGCGCCAACGAGGAAGGCCAGCACCTCACTGGCGTTAACTGGGGACGTGACTGCGAAATCAAGGAAACCGCCGATCTGCGCAACGTGGTGGAAGGCGACCTCAGCCCCGATGGCAAAGGCGTCCTGGTGCTGAAAAAAGGCATCGAGGTAGGTCACGTATTCAAACTGGGCGACAAGTACAGCTCCGCCATGAACGCCACCGTACTGGACGAAAACGGCAAAGCCACCGTAATGCAAATGGGCTGTTACGGCATTGGCGTCTCCCGTGTCGTCGCCGCTGCGATTGAGCAGGGTCACGACGACAAAGGCATCATCTGGCCGGACGCCCTGGCGCCGTTCGAGGTCGCCCTTGTCCCCTTGAACATGCACAAATCCGATGTGGTGAGAGAAAAAGCAGAAAGCCTCTATGCAGAACTGCTGCAGGCGGGCGTCGATGTCTTGTTGGATGACCGTAACGAACGCCCCGGCGTCAAATTCGCGGAAATGGAGTTGATCGGCATTCCACACCGGGTGGTGATCAGTGATCGCGGCCTGGCGGAAGGGAAAGTGGAATACAAAGGTCGTCGTGATACAGACAGCACAGATATGACAGTGGATACTGTTGTAAACTTCATCAAAGAGAAGTTGAAAAAATAG
- a CDS encoding lytic transglycosylase domain-containing protein — MQYSYSVRPAFVRGKGLSWLFGMFMLLALAPASALAAGPQEPDPELRAVLKRTVNEAKSFIDRFDAEVWLVDMSARMEKYVKDTNQRLELLKLVHLEASRAGLNPEIVLAVMHVESRFDPYAVSSAGARGLMQVMPFWINEIGRPEDNLHDVATNLRYGCTILKHYLDKEKGNLIRALARYNGSLGKTWYPERVLVAWERYWFVKHS, encoded by the coding sequence ATGCAGTACAGTTATTCAGTGCGCCCCGCCTTTGTTCGAGGCAAGGGTTTGTCTTGGTTATTCGGAATGTTCATGCTGCTGGCGCTTGCGCCGGCCTCCGCCCTTGCAGCCGGCCCACAAGAGCCGGACCCGGAGCTGCGCGCCGTATTGAAGCGCACGGTTAACGAGGCCAAAAGCTTTATTGACCGCTTTGACGCCGAAGTATGGCTGGTGGATATGTCCGCCCGCATGGAAAAGTACGTCAAAGACACCAATCAGCGTCTTGAATTACTGAAACTGGTGCATCTGGAGGCATCCCGCGCCGGCCTCAATCCGGAAATTGTCCTGGCGGTAATGCATGTGGAAAGCCGCTTCGATCCTTACGCCGTCTCCAGCGCCGGCGCGCGCGGCCTGATGCAGGTGATGCCGTTCTGGATAAACGAAATCGGACGCCCCGAGGACAATCTCCACGATGTCGCCACTAACCTGCGTTATGGCTGCACCATTCTCAAGCACTACCTGGATAAAGAGAAAGGCAACCTGATTCGCGCCCTGGCCCGCTATAACGGCAGCCTGGGCAAGACCTGGTATCCGGAAAGAGTTCTCGTGGCCTGGGAGCGTTACTGGTTCGTCAAACACTCCTAA
- a CDS encoding DUF2835 domain-containing protein, with translation MRQIIVDIYISADEYLNVYRGSAKSVSAVSRDGLRVQFPASILQRFVTREGIRGSFVITFDDANKFQSIEQLA, from the coding sequence ATGCGGCAAATTATCGTCGACATCTATATATCAGCAGACGAATACCTGAACGTTTATCGCGGTAGCGCTAAAAGCGTCAGCGCCGTGAGTCGGGACGGGCTCAGAGTTCAGTTTCCCGCTAGTATTCTGCAGCGCTTCGTCACCCGGGAGGGTATCCGGGGCTCGTTCGTCATCACTTTTGATGACGCCAATAAGTTTCAGTCTATTGAGCAATTGGCGTAG
- a CDS encoding NUDIX domain-containing protein: MSDSPEINPWRTLSSNQVYVNPWIQVEHREVIAPTGKPGIYGVVHMKNKAVGIVPVDDEGHTWLVGQYRYATECYSWEIPMGGAPHDEWTADAARRELQEETGLIADELSELMRLHTSNCVTDEQGVVYVARMLTQVGWNPDETEELKVRRLPLQEAVSMALSGAITDAISVAALLKIALQHPEWLTQSEQG; this comes from the coding sequence ATGTCCGACTCTCCTGAAATCAATCCCTGGCGCACCCTTTCCAGCAATCAGGTCTACGTAAACCCCTGGATTCAAGTTGAGCATCGGGAAGTCATCGCTCCCACCGGCAAGCCCGGCATTTATGGCGTTGTGCATATGAAGAACAAAGCTGTCGGCATAGTGCCGGTGGATGATGAAGGGCATACCTGGCTGGTGGGCCAGTATCGTTACGCCACTGAGTGCTACTCCTGGGAGATCCCGATGGGCGGAGCGCCTCACGATGAATGGACGGCGGACGCCGCGCGCAGAGAACTGCAGGAGGAGACAGGACTGATAGCTGATGAGTTGTCCGAGTTGATGCGCCTGCATACCAGCAATTGCGTCACCGACGAACAAGGCGTGGTGTATGTTGCGCGCATGCTTACGCAAGTCGGATGGAATCCGGATGAGACAGAAGAGTTAAAGGTGCGACGTCTGCCGCTGCAAGAAGCCGTGAGCATGGCGCTAAGCGGCGCGATTACGGACGCTATCAGCGTCGCCGCGTTACTGAAAATCGCGCTTCAACACCCAGAGTGGCTGACGCAAAGTGAACAAGGCTGA
- a CDS encoding TetR/AcrR family transcriptional regulator, translated as MNITASKNSEALQELEQRRQPVQERSRERVELILNEAAILISEVGVQGAKTSEIARRAGISLASLYRYFPNKAAIVKALAERHIKTLSSVMEEFVSEFDLEEGFDKLIDTFAHFYRSEPGYKEIWSGVEAMPELQQLDLGELFDNAQAITNRAKLLYPQVEQERLWLICVMLPRACGAILRLAMTMEEKPESIMLTELKLMVKSYLRQRLGELDAAA; from the coding sequence ATGAACATTACCGCCAGTAAAAACTCAGAAGCGCTGCAGGAGCTCGAACAGCGCAGGCAGCCCGTGCAAGAACGCAGCCGGGAAAGAGTCGAGCTGATATTAAACGAAGCTGCCATTCTTATCAGTGAAGTTGGCGTGCAGGGAGCGAAAACCTCGGAAATCGCCCGTCGCGCGGGTATTTCCCTAGCGTCTTTATATCGTTATTTCCCCAACAAGGCCGCTATAGTCAAGGCTTTGGCTGAACGCCATATCAAAACGCTGAGTTCAGTTATGGAGGAATTTGTAAGCGAGTTTGATCTGGAGGAAGGGTTTGACAAGCTTATTGACACCTTCGCCCATTTCTATCGGTCCGAGCCGGGTTACAAAGAAATCTGGTCAGGCGTTGAGGCGATGCCGGAGCTTCAGCAACTGGATCTTGGCGAGCTGTTCGATAACGCCCAGGCTATTACCAATCGCGCCAAACTGCTGTATCCGCAAGTTGAACAAGAGCGTCTGTGGTTGATATGCGTGATGCTGCCCAGAGCCTGTGGCGCTATCTTGAGGTTGGCCATGACTATGGAAGAAAAGCCTGAGTCAATCATGTTGACGGAATTAAAGTTGATGGTGAAGTCATACTTGCGTCAACGTTTAGGTGAGCTGGACGCTGCGGCGTAA